A window of the Sandaracinaceae bacterium genome harbors these coding sequences:
- a CDS encoding transcriptional repressor, whose product MDREGLRSTAQRRLVSDVFFKSKGHLSIEDMLEKVRAIDQGVGYATVYRTLKLLKDSGLAFERHFGDGVSRYEVADEGEHHDHLICQVCGKIVEFEDDEIERLQVALAQRLGFELRRHKHELYGVCSDCRNK is encoded by the coding sequence ATGGACCGCGAGGGGCTCCGCAGCACCGCGCAGCGCAGGCTCGTGTCCGACGTGTTCTTCAAGAGCAAGGGTCACCTCAGCATCGAGGACATGCTGGAGAAGGTGCGCGCCATCGACCAGGGGGTCGGGTACGCCACGGTGTACCGCACGCTCAAGCTGCTGAAGGACAGCGGCCTCGCGTTCGAGCGGCACTTCGGCGACGGCGTGTCGCGGTACGAGGTGGCCGACGAGGGCGAGCACCACGACCACCTCATCTGCCAGGTATGCGGCAAGATCGTCGAGTTCGAGGACGACGAAATCGAGCGCTTGCAGGTGGCCTTGGCACAGCGGCTGGGGTTCGAGCTGCGGCGCCACAAGCACGAGCTCTACGGCGTGTGTAGCGACTGTCGGAACAAGTAG
- the secA gene encoding preprotein translocase subunit SecA — protein sequence MFSRALKAILGSKHEREVKKLQPIVNAIGQLEPKMQKLSDEDLRARTADFKQKLANGAPLDDLLIPAFATVREAGKRVLGMRHYDVQMIGGIVLHQGKIAEMRTGEGKTLVATLPCYLNALEGKGVHVVTVNDYLAQRDAEWMGRVHQFLGLSTGVVVPRQPNAMKKRAYACDITYGQNNEFGFDYMRDNMKFSIFDYVQRDLHYAIVDEVDSILIDEARTPLIISGPGETASEKYALITELVPRFRKDEHYELDEKSRSMTLTEEGMELAQRMLAQQGLLAGGKTGDYRNVPEANLYDPANLQTLQILQQCLRANTLYSRDTHYMVKDGEVLIIDENTGRTLPGRRWSEGLHQAVEAKERVAIQDENRTLATISFQNLFRLYNKLSGMTGTADTEAGEFHNIYKLDVVVIPTNKPIARVDDEDLVYKSEREKFKAVVEEIKEAHGRGQPVLVGTTSVEKSDVVSNLLRRNNIPHNVLNAKQHEREAYIVAQAGVPGAVTVATNMAGRGTDIVLGGNAEMLAEMDVMQNLPEELRQDREAVQQALAEAKARYEVLCKQNQKRALDAGGLHVLGTERHESRRIDNQLRGRSGRQGDPGSSRFYLSLQDDLMRIFAGERVEAMMDRMGMEEDVPIEHRWVTKSVENAQKKVEERNFDIRKNLLEYDDVMNQQRTTLYALRKQVLRGEYRTVPTPEERKKGVQPVSHVQAADPEIRKGLEELLARLVRVHATTVAPPPQDAPPEQHADWQRQVFATPWAELGTLRAAYVAEDVYRNFGCVVQVDDLTDDPKAAYELLLDAVSYSLTEQRERLFDVVDELVVTLVERYCPENKHHEDWQTDELVTAYSEQFHIDATGLRAISDRQELARKMFLDVEGLLMRKQKQWGVGSMLRFFREVYLREIDKQWMDHLQTMDHLRDGIGLRGYGQRDPKKEYKREGFDLFMAMMRSMKSELMRTMFEEVKVDDAQLQRLAEERRRAVEARQQLMQGQHPGTVGQGQTAQGDAGTNAGANPGSAADAQAAAQARAQAAQQTRMSQAPVTRKERRAAAARGASLVPGATLPEPVTVKREGPKLGRNDPCHCGSGKKYKSCHYQEDRALEASGG from the coding sequence ATGTTTTCCAGGGCTCTCAAAGCAATCCTCGGCAGCAAGCACGAGCGCGAGGTGAAGAAGCTGCAGCCGATCGTGAACGCCATCGGGCAGCTCGAGCCGAAGATGCAGAAGCTCAGCGACGAAGACCTCCGGGCGCGCACCGCGGACTTCAAGCAGAAGCTGGCCAACGGCGCGCCCCTGGACGATCTGCTCATCCCCGCGTTCGCCACCGTGCGCGAGGCGGGCAAGCGCGTGCTGGGCATGCGCCACTACGACGTGCAGATGATCGGCGGCATCGTGCTGCACCAGGGCAAGATCGCGGAGATGCGCACGGGTGAGGGCAAGACGCTGGTCGCCACCCTGCCCTGCTACCTGAACGCGCTCGAGGGCAAGGGCGTGCACGTGGTCACGGTCAACGACTACCTCGCCCAGCGCGACGCGGAGTGGATGGGCCGCGTGCACCAGTTCCTGGGCCTCTCCACGGGCGTGGTCGTGCCGCGCCAGCCCAACGCCATGAAGAAGCGAGCCTACGCGTGCGACATCACGTACGGGCAGAACAACGAGTTCGGCTTCGACTACATGCGCGACAACATGAAGTTCTCGATCTTCGACTACGTGCAGCGCGACCTGCACTACGCGATCGTGGACGAGGTCGACTCCATCCTCATCGACGAGGCGCGCACGCCGCTCATCATCAGCGGCCCCGGCGAGACCGCCAGCGAGAAGTACGCGCTCATCACGGAGCTGGTGCCGCGCTTCCGCAAGGACGAGCACTACGAGCTGGACGAGAAGTCCCGCTCCATGACGCTCACCGAAGAGGGCATGGAGCTGGCGCAGCGGATGCTGGCGCAGCAGGGCCTCTTGGCCGGTGGCAAGACGGGCGACTACCGCAACGTGCCCGAGGCCAACCTGTACGACCCGGCCAACCTGCAGACGCTCCAGATCCTGCAGCAGTGCCTGCGCGCCAACACGCTCTACAGCCGCGACACGCACTACATGGTGAAGGACGGCGAGGTCCTCATCATCGATGAGAACACGGGCCGCACGCTGCCCGGGCGCCGCTGGTCCGAGGGCCTGCACCAGGCCGTGGAGGCCAAGGAGCGCGTCGCCATCCAGGACGAGAACCGCACGCTGGCCACCATCAGCTTCCAGAACCTCTTCCGCCTGTACAACAAGCTGTCTGGCATGACGGGCACGGCCGACACCGAGGCCGGCGAGTTCCACAACATCTACAAGCTGGACGTGGTGGTCATCCCCACCAACAAGCCCATCGCCCGTGTCGACGACGAAGACCTCGTCTACAAGTCCGAGCGCGAAAAGTTCAAGGCGGTGGTGGAGGAGATCAAGGAGGCTCACGGCCGCGGACAGCCCGTCCTCGTGGGCACCACCAGCGTCGAGAAGTCGGACGTGGTCTCGAACCTCCTGCGCCGCAACAACATCCCGCACAACGTGCTGAACGCGAAGCAGCACGAGCGCGAGGCGTACATCGTGGCGCAGGCCGGCGTGCCCGGCGCCGTCACCGTCGCCACGAACATGGCGGGCCGCGGCACGGACATCGTGCTCGGTGGCAACGCCGAGATGCTGGCCGAGATGGACGTCATGCAGAACCTCCCGGAGGAGCTGCGCCAGGACCGCGAGGCCGTGCAGCAAGCGCTGGCCGAGGCCAAGGCCCGCTACGAGGTGCTCTGCAAGCAGAACCAGAAGCGCGCGCTCGACGCGGGCGGCCTGCACGTGCTCGGCACCGAGCGCCACGAGTCGCGCCGCATCGACAACCAGCTGCGCGGCCGGTCGGGCCGCCAGGGCGACCCGGGCTCCTCGCGCTTCTACCTGTCGCTACAGGACGACCTGATGCGCATCTTCGCGGGGGAGCGCGTCGAGGCCATGATGGACCGCATGGGCATGGAAGAGGACGTGCCCATCGAGCACCGCTGGGTGACCAAGTCGGTCGAGAACGCGCAGAAGAAGGTCGAGGAGCGCAACTTCGACATCCGCAAGAACCTGCTCGAGTACGACGACGTGATGAACCAGCAGCGCACCACGCTCTACGCGCTGCGCAAGCAGGTCCTTCGTGGCGAGTACCGCACCGTGCCGACACCAGAGGAGCGCAAGAAGGGGGTGCAGCCGGTCTCGCACGTGCAGGCCGCCGACCCGGAGATCCGCAAGGGCCTCGAAGAGCTGCTGGCGCGCCTGGTGCGCGTACACGCCACCACCGTCGCGCCACCGCCGCAGGACGCCCCGCCCGAGCAGCACGCCGACTGGCAGCGACAGGTGTTCGCCACACCGTGGGCCGAGCTGGGCACGCTCCGCGCCGCGTACGTGGCCGAGGACGTCTACCGCAACTTCGGCTGCGTAGTGCAGGTGGACGACCTGACCGATGATCCGAAGGCGGCCTACGAGCTGCTGCTCGACGCGGTGTCGTACTCGCTGACCGAGCAGCGCGAGCGCTTGTTCGACGTGGTGGACGAGCTGGTGGTCACGCTGGTGGAGCGCTACTGCCCCGAGAACAAGCACCACGAGGACTGGCAGACCGACGAGCTGGTCACCGCATACTCGGAGCAGTTCCACATCGACGCCACGGGCCTGCGGGCCATCTCGGACCGCCAGGAGCTGGCGCGCAAGATGTTCCTCGACGTCGAGGGCCTGCTCATGCGCAAGCAGAAGCAGTGGGGCGTGGGCTCCATGCTGCGCTTCTTCCGCGAGGTCTACCTGCGCGAGATCGACAAGCAGTGGATGGACCACCTACAGACGATGGACCACCTGCGCGACGGTATCGGCCTGCGCGGCTACGGCCAACGCGACCCGAAGAAGGAGTACAAGCGCGAGGGCTTCGACCTGTTCATGGCGATGATGCGCAGCATGAAGAGCGAGCTCATGCGCACCATGTTCGAGGAAGTGAAGGTGGACGACGCGCAGCTGCAGCGCCTGGCCGAAGAGCGGCGCCGCGCGGTGGAAGCGCGCCAGCAGCTCATGCAGGGGCAGCACCCTGGGACCGTCGGGCAAGGTCAGACGGCGCAGGGCGACGCGGGGACGAACGCCGGAGCGAACCCCGGAAGCGCCGCCGATGCGCAGGCCGCCGCGCAGGCCCGCGCCCAGGCAGCGCAGCAGACGCGCATGTCGCAGGCGCCGGTCACGCGCAAAGAGCGCAGGGCCGCGGCCGCGCGGGGCGCTTCGTTGGTCCCCGGAGCCACGCTGCCCGAGCCCGTCACCGTGAAGCGCGAGGGGCCCAAGCTGGGGCGCAACGATCCGTGCCACTGCGGCAGCGGCAAGAAGTACAAGAGCTGCCACTACCAAGAGGATCGTGCCCTCGAGGCGAGCGGCGGCTGA
- a CDS encoding MBL fold metallo-hydrolase: protein MYVEHFPVAPLGCNCVILGDLERGEAIVCDPGGEADKILARLEAKGLRCVAIVHTHAHFDHCGATHLVQQATSAPTMLHEGDLFLYSDLQMQLDAFGVPMKAPKLPEVDRFLKDQDSVHAGSVEAGVLHTPGHTPGSLCFLAQGDTPVLLAGDTLFRGGIGRTDLWGGDGRLILQSIEQRLLTLPDDTLVITGHGPVTRIGDERRHNPFL, encoded by the coding sequence ATGTACGTCGAGCACTTCCCCGTGGCCCCCTTGGGCTGCAACTGCGTCATCCTCGGCGACCTGGAGCGCGGCGAGGCCATCGTCTGTGATCCGGGCGGTGAGGCGGACAAGATCCTGGCGCGCTTGGAAGCCAAGGGGCTGCGTTGCGTGGCCATCGTCCACACGCACGCACACTTCGACCACTGCGGCGCGACGCACCTCGTGCAGCAGGCCACCTCGGCGCCGACGATGCTGCACGAGGGGGACCTGTTCCTCTACAGCGACCTCCAGATGCAGCTCGACGCGTTCGGCGTGCCGATGAAGGCACCGAAGCTGCCGGAGGTGGACCGCTTCCTGAAGGACCAGGACAGCGTCCACGCGGGCAGCGTCGAGGCAGGCGTCCTGCACACCCCCGGGCACACACCGGGGAGCCTCTGCTTCTTGGCGCAGGGCGACACCCCGGTGCTCCTCGCGGGTGACACGCTCTTCCGGGGCGGCATCGGCCGCACCGACCTGTGGGGTGGCGACGGACGTCTCATCCTGCAGTCCATCGAGCAGCGTCTGCTGACGCTCCCGGACGATACGCTGGTCATCACCGGGCACGGGCCCGTGACGCGCATCGGCGACGAGCGGCGCCACAATCCGTTCCTGTAG
- a CDS encoding protein kinase: protein MSAPDREVTISRAMTLAAPHTDHLRESPRSTIRPSLATEPGYASVVGAGASATGLQLGGVLGEGGMGVVRVGTQRALHREVAVKALRDPLSARGDQDPTLPLLREAWVTGSLEHPNIAPVYDIYRDDAGLPLVILKKLEGDDWRALMHDPETVRARYDAEDLLEWNLRILLQVCNAVRFAHSRGIVHRDIKPDNVRIGTFGEVYLLDWGIAVSLRDDQTGRFVLARDVREMAGTPTYMAPEMLGGEGSRIDERTDVYLLGAVLYEILCGTPPHQGDTVQALLGSIVLSEPHFDPRAPRDLVRIVRRAMQPRQEERYGTAEAFQADVQAYLRHQAASRLVERANELRTELELAFGPRVDRATWAGQGLFSEARFAFQHALEIWPTNPEARAGLHALCVSMAEQELALGEPEAARRVLAELTDAPTELLDRVRAAIAERSERDAKLHALQADLDPRGGQQIRGALGVLTGTTWVLTPLVMHMLHFHGGRPVSPFVGVVAGLILTLILLALFMRFRDAAMRTRLNRSLVAGSLLGLLAVVLTNATALTGEVSMWAPLSECLVVWGGLSGVIAATVEPRLAWSAAAYFAGYLALAAVGREFVLLVTSAANLVLTLNVAALWRSPGSTP, encoded by the coding sequence ATGAGCGCGCCTGATCGAGAAGTGACCATCAGCCGCGCCATGACCCTCGCCGCGCCGCACACGGACCACCTGCGCGAGAGCCCGAGGAGCACCATCCGCCCGTCGCTGGCGACCGAGCCGGGCTACGCGAGCGTCGTGGGTGCGGGGGCCTCCGCGACCGGCCTCCAGCTGGGCGGCGTGCTGGGCGAAGGTGGCATGGGCGTCGTGCGCGTGGGAACGCAGCGCGCGCTGCACCGAGAGGTCGCCGTCAAGGCGCTGCGCGACCCGCTGAGCGCGCGCGGAGACCAGGACCCCACGCTGCCCCTGCTGCGCGAGGCCTGGGTCACGGGGAGCCTCGAGCACCCCAACATCGCGCCCGTCTACGACATCTATCGCGACGACGCGGGGCTGCCGCTGGTCATCCTCAAGAAGCTCGAGGGGGACGACTGGCGCGCGCTCATGCACGACCCCGAGACGGTGCGGGCGCGCTACGACGCCGAAGACCTGCTGGAGTGGAACCTCCGCATCCTCCTGCAGGTGTGCAACGCGGTGCGCTTCGCCCACAGCCGCGGCATCGTCCACCGGGACATCAAGCCCGACAACGTGCGCATCGGGACGTTCGGAGAGGTCTACCTGCTGGACTGGGGCATCGCGGTGTCGCTGCGCGACGACCAAACGGGGCGCTTCGTGCTGGCCCGCGACGTCCGCGAGATGGCGGGCACCCCGACGTACATGGCGCCCGAGATGCTGGGCGGCGAAGGCAGCCGCATCGACGAGCGCACCGACGTGTACCTGCTGGGCGCGGTGCTCTACGAGATCCTGTGCGGCACGCCGCCGCATCAGGGGGACACCGTGCAGGCGCTGCTGGGGTCCATCGTGCTGTCGGAGCCGCACTTCGACCCGCGCGCGCCTCGCGACTTGGTGCGTATCGTGCGACGCGCGATGCAGCCCCGGCAGGAGGAGCGCTACGGCACCGCCGAGGCGTTCCAGGCGGACGTGCAGGCCTACCTGCGTCATCAGGCCGCCTCGCGTTTGGTGGAGCGCGCCAACGAGCTCCGTACAGAGCTTGAGCTGGCGTTCGGTCCGCGCGTGGACCGTGCCACGTGGGCTGGGCAGGGGCTGTTCAGTGAGGCGCGCTTCGCCTTCCAGCACGCGCTCGAGATCTGGCCCACGAACCCCGAGGCGCGCGCGGGTCTACACGCGCTGTGCGTCTCGATGGCCGAACAGGAGCTCGCCTTGGGTGAGCCCGAGGCCGCGCGGCGCGTCCTCGCCGAGCTGACCGACGCGCCCACCGAGCTGCTGGACCGCGTGCGCGCCGCCATCGCGGAGCGTTCGGAGCGCGACGCCAAGCTCCACGCGCTGCAGGCAGACCTCGACCCGCGCGGCGGACAGCAGATCCGTGGCGCCCTCGGCGTGCTGACCGGGACGACCTGGGTCCTCACGCCGCTCGTCATGCACATGCTGCACTTTCACGGCGGGCGGCCGGTGTCTCCCTTCGTCGGCGTGGTGGCGGGGCTCATCCTCACGCTCATCCTGCTGGCCCTGTTCATGCGCTTCCGCGACGCCGCCATGCGCACTCGCCTGAACCGCAGCCTGGTGGCTGGCAGCCTGCTGGGACTCCTGGCCGTAGTGCTGACCAACGCGACTGCGCTCACGGGGGAGGTCAGCATGTGGGCGCCGCTGAGCGAGTGCCTGGTGGTGTGGGGCGGCCTCTCAGGTGTCATCGCGGCCACGGTCGAGCCGCGCCTCGCGTGGTCCGCAGCCGCGTACTTCGCGGGCTACCTGGCGCTCGCTGCTGTGGGGCGCGAGTTCGTGCTCTTGGTCACCAGCGCCGCGAACCTGGTCCTCACCCTCAACGTCGCCGCGCTGTGGCGCTCCCCCGGGAGCACTCCATGA
- a CDS encoding rhodanese-like domain-containing protein, whose protein sequence is MPFSPRSEHMLLRRRRRLALTLVMLAQLALTQGCGGESAEPAEASRETSGGGEQLPEAPRVTGTEARAMVENGALLLDVTPPERAERSFIEGRTHIPLGQLTERMSELPRDRDIVVYCLGGGASPRAGAQLRAAGYRAFVMGRRANWDL, encoded by the coding sequence ATGCCTTTCTCTCCGCGTTCCGAACACATGCTCCTCCGCCGGCGGCGCCGCCTCGCCCTCACACTCGTGATGCTCGCGCAGCTCGCGCTGACACAGGGATGCGGCGGGGAGAGCGCCGAGCCCGCCGAGGCGAGCAGGGAGACGAGCGGTGGAGGCGAGCAGCTCCCCGAAGCTCCGCGTGTGACGGGCACAGAGGCGCGCGCGATGGTCGAGAACGGCGCGCTCCTCCTGGACGTCACGCCGCCGGAGCGGGCGGAGCGCTCGTTCATCGAGGGACGCACGCACATCCCGTTGGGGCAGCTCACGGAGCGCATGAGCGAGCTCCCGCGCGACCGGGACATCGTCGTCTATTGCCTCGGCGGTGGTGCCAGCCCGCGCGCTGGCGCACAGCTTCGCGCGGCGGGCTACCGCGCGTTCGTCATGGGTCGCCGCGCCAACTGGGATCTCTGA